One window of Cohnella hashimotonis genomic DNA carries:
- a CDS encoding GntR family transcriptional regulator: MWIPVHIDENRPEPLYHQVEVQLRSLILSGQLAEGTLLPSIREFAADLRCSAITVRRVYQDLENEGLLRTRQGTGTFVAGIDQSARDEFRLVRVVEAFERAVETGLQLQCSREEMERIWREAYERKRAEAEGEKGGQR, encoded by the coding sequence GTGTGGATACCCGTTCATATCGATGAGAATCGGCCCGAGCCTCTGTACCATCAAGTGGAGGTCCAGCTGCGAAGCCTCATCCTTAGCGGCCAGCTGGCGGAGGGCACGCTGCTGCCGTCCATCCGGGAGTTCGCGGCCGATCTGAGATGCAGCGCCATTACGGTGCGAAGAGTGTATCAGGATCTGGAGAATGAAGGGCTCCTGCGCACGAGACAAGGGACAGGGACGTTCGTAGCGGGCATCGATCAGTCGGCGCGGGATGAGTTCAGGCTCGTGCGCGTCGTCGAAGCCTTCGAGCGTGCGGTAGAGACCGGACTGCAGCTGCAGTGCAGCCGCGAGGAGATGGAGCGAATCTGGCGCGAAGCCTATGAGCGCAAGCGGGCGGAGGCCGAGGGGGAAAAGGGGGGGCAGCGATGA
- a CDS encoding RluA family pseudouridine synthase: protein MLPFLLAKLSGQGRNAVKAILARGQVSVDGSPVTAYNHPLAPGASVSVSRERIEEVPPLIGLSIMFEDDDLIVVAKDAGLLSIASAQENEVTAYRQLTEHVRRADPRSRIFVVHRLDRDTSGVMMFAKREEIQQDLQNNWQEAVTERIYVALVEGRVARAEGTISSWLKESKTLKMYSSPYPNDGQHAVTHYRTLEAKSQLSLLEVKLETGRKNQIRVHMQDIGHPVVGDKKYGARSKVLGRLGLHARVLAFVHPGTGEGLRFETDIPKAFLNVLKD, encoded by the coding sequence CTGCTGCCGTTCCTGCTCGCCAAGCTGAGCGGGCAGGGGCGCAATGCCGTCAAGGCGATCCTCGCTCGCGGCCAAGTGTCCGTCGACGGTTCGCCCGTCACGGCCTACAACCACCCGCTCGCGCCGGGCGCCTCCGTCTCCGTAAGCCGAGAGCGGATCGAAGAGGTACCTCCGCTTATCGGCTTGTCCATCATGTTCGAGGACGACGACCTGATCGTGGTCGCCAAGGACGCCGGCCTGCTGTCGATCGCTTCGGCGCAGGAGAACGAGGTGACCGCCTACCGGCAGCTGACCGAGCACGTGCGGCGGGCGGACCCCCGCAGCCGTATCTTCGTCGTCCACCGGCTCGATCGGGACACCTCGGGCGTCATGATGTTCGCGAAGCGCGAAGAGATCCAGCAGGACCTTCAGAACAACTGGCAGGAAGCCGTCACCGAACGGATCTATGTCGCGCTGGTCGAAGGCCGCGTCGCTCGTGCCGAAGGCACGATATCTTCCTGGCTCAAAGAGAGCAAGACGCTTAAAATGTATTCCAGCCCTTATCCGAACGACGGCCAGCATGCGGTGACGCATTACCGGACGCTCGAGGCCAAGTCGCAGCTCTCGCTGCTCGAAGTCAAGCTCGAGACCGGCCGCAAAAACCAGATCCGCGTCCACATGCAGGACATCGGCCACCCGGTCGTCGGCGATAAAAAGTACGGCGCGCGCTCCAAGGTGCTCGGACGCCTCGGGCTGCACGCGCGGGTACTCGCCTTTGTCCACCCTGGTACGGGTGAGGGGCTGCGCTTCGAGACCGACATTCCGAAGGCGTTCCTTAACGTGCTAAAGGATTAA